In Fodinibius salicampi, the genomic window GTGATCCTGAAACTGTTAAGTTACTGAGAACAACGCTTGAATCTCTTTACAAGGGAATAGAAAAAGCGATTCACGGAAATAAGATTGGTGATATTTCACATGCGGTGCAAACATACTGTGAAGACGAAGGGTATGGAGTTGTCCGAGACTTAGTGGGACATGGACTTGGAAAGTCTCTGCACGAAGATCCTTCAGTCCCTAATTTCGGAAGTCCAGGCAGAGGTAACCGACTGCGGTCTGGAATGACTCTGGCAGTAGAACCAATGATAACGCTTGGAAGTTATAAGGTTAAAACTTTGGACGATGGCTGGACCGTTATTACACAAGACGGTAAAAATGCCGCTCATTATGAGCATGATATTGTAGTTCGTGAAGGAAAGGCTGAAATTCTAAGTACTTTTGATTATATTAAAGAGATAACGAAAAACCGAATAAACGCAGATATTTGACATGGCTAAACAAGAGCCAATAAAGCAAGATGGCGAAATTATTGAAGCGTTACCTAACGCACAATTTCGCGTCGAACTTGATAACGGACATGAGATCTTAGCTCATGTTTCGGGAAAAATGAGAATGTACTATATCAAAAT contains:
- the map gene encoding type I methionyl aminopeptidase yields the protein MIFLKSESEIEKMRTSAQLVSQTLAEVAKEIEPGVTTAKLDRVAEEFIKKQGGRPAFKGYGPENNPFPGTLCISINEEVVHGIPSEKRELKEGDIVSIDCGVEKNGYFGDHAYTFAVGECDPETVKLLRTTLESLYKGIEKAIHGNKIGDISHAVQTYCEDEGYGVVRDLVGHGLGKSLHEDPSVPNFGSPGRGNRLRSGMTLAVEPMITLGSYKVKTLDDGWTVITQDGKNAAHYEHDIVVREGKAEILSTFDYIKEITKNRINADI
- the infA gene encoding translation initiation factor IF-1; protein product: MAKQEPIKQDGEIIEALPNAQFRVELDNGHEILAHVSGKMRMYYIKILPGDRVAVEMSPYDLSKGRITYRYK